In the genome of Waddliaceae bacterium, one region contains:
- the rsmD gene encoding 16S rRNA (guanine(966)-N(2))-methyltransferase RsmD: MRIFSGKFRGRVLKSPKDADVIRPTQGYLREAVFNICQHSVEGAEFLDLFAGTGAIGFEALSRGAKHVTFVDSSREAIKYIKENARILGVEKNVTIIYGDAFKTVAKLAKRGMKYDIIYIDPPYAKKKHHDASGEIYSGDKALITAEDNGLIAPSGTVFVEGPRSGWDDNIDIKTLSLESSRSFSDSALRHFKKLKSPPAFNISA, from the coding sequence ATGCGCATATTTTCAGGGAAATTTCGTGGTAGGGTGTTAAAATCTCCGAAGGATGCCGATGTAATACGTCCTACGCAGGGGTATCTTCGTGAGGCAGTTTTCAACATATGCCAACACTCTGTTGAAGGTGCTGAATTTCTCGATCTTTTTGCTGGGACGGGAGCTATTGGCTTTGAGGCGTTGAGCCGCGGAGCAAAACATGTCACCTTCGTCGACAGCAGCCGCGAAGCGATAAAATATATAAAAGAAAACGCACGAATCCTTGGCGTCGAAAAAAATGTTACCATCATCTATGGCGATGCTTTTAAGACGGTGGCGAAGCTTGCGAAAAGAGGCATGAAGTACGACATAATATATATCGACCCGCCATATGCCAAAAAAAAGCATCACGACGCTTCTGGAGAGATATATTCTGGCGATAAAGCCCTCATAACCGCCGAAGACAACGGCCTCATAGCACCTTCAGGGACCGTCTTCGTCGAAGGACCACGAAGCGGATGGGATGACAACATCGATATCAAAACGCTATCGCTCGAAAGCTCACGGTCTTTCAGCGATTCCGCGTTACGACATTTCAAGAAGTTAAAAAGCCCCCCTGCTTTCAATATCTCCGCCTAA